A genome region from Littorina saxatilis isolate snail1 linkage group LG16, US_GU_Lsax_2.0, whole genome shotgun sequence includes the following:
- the LOC138951466 gene encoding serine/threonine-protein phosphatase 6 regulatory ankyrin repeat subunit B-like has protein sequence MYLAGSMANYQIRGHDRMYGDIVDNRTNYTMDDVTGYNQIKDQSKVEINREASLFTSTPAYRDALQLLEDSGLLFITGPASSGKTFIAAALLRHYQQDRTPLVLHRYGEFRQHVGGDRRQVILLEDIFGDEEFLYKRYKKWSQALTVLRVFCEQKKCIAIITIHDTVITELKEKCNFEEKFTDSPVLDLQKSDALTATEKSDMLVKHAHKAGKTLTESTLQDILLVDTSKHMFPKCCRDFVQSVETNVSLKDIFTYGTSVMSASYFERNAQALVDELMNAVQAGDEESLRDLLHRGVSAMSNDDNGNLPLHQASKCGNVEVARILVAWNADVNAVDFQMHTALHYASSMGHKDVVCFLLKKEADINVAEKDGWTAVHLAASKGHTGILELLITNNATQSNNAVNVPTLTGDTPLHVACTSRQLGTVKMLLQSGADPHASDQDGKTPLHTACFHGCIDIAEVLIQHGASLEAKDKLDKTALYTACEEGHADLVQFLIKKGAATDVKAKLDLHSLFLKCAKKDLAEPILYQICKDDEEDEPEYHTVLELSCIKGHDKVVSVLLDAGADVEAETKDKLRPLHAACFMGHDKVVSVLLDAGADVEAEDENKLRPLHFACKMGHDKVVSVLLDAGADVEAEDENKIRPLHLACKMGHDKVVSVLLDAGADVEAEDENKYHPLHWACKMGHDKVVSVLLDAGVDVEAEVKNKVRPLHVACVKGHNKVVSVLLDAGANVEAEYKYKIRPLHLACKMGHDKVVSVLLDAGADVEAEAVDKLRLLHWACGMGHDKVVQLLISAGCSVTAETVNLSTPLHCACESGDCASARMLLERGALLEARNGKGNTPLKMACLGGHRELTLMLLDYGADIQTTDTLGNSPLHSACLKGHTDVALVLINRVLNIDQTDVAGKTALYKACWRGKVDTVKMLLEKGADPQIANTHGFTPLHAACWIGHTDTALILINSGVTIDTTDTAGKTALLKACWHGNVDTVKMLLEKGADPHIAQVDGRIPLHAACYNGHTDIALMLINSGVDINITDTAGETPLLKACLQGKVDTVKMLLEKGADPQIADTGGFTPLHAACWDGHTDTALILINSGVAIDTTDTAGETALYKACWHGKVDTVKMLLEKGADPHIAKGDGTTPLHTACYNGHTDVALVLINKDADIDTTNAAGETALYKACWQEKVDTVKMLLEKGADPHITQKDGTTPLHTACYRGHTDIVLMLISKGVDIDKTDTEGETALYEACSQGKTDIVKFLLEKGADPHIAKGDGRTSLHTACYDGHTDISLILINSGADIDTRDENGETALFKACCQENMDIVKLLLEKGVDSNIPSKQGMTPLHIACSGNHESVVRLLLAWGVNTRARDKNGQTAWELARENQFHNVTDLFESWMVKKKETDGRNA, from the exons ATGTACCTCGCAGGCAGTATGGCAAACTATCAGATTCGTGGACATGACAGGATGTATGGCGACATTGTGGACAATCGCACCAACTACACAATGGATGATGTCACTGGATACAATCAGATTAAAG aCCAGAGTAAAGTGGAGATCAACCGTGAAGCCAGCTTGTTCACATCTACCCCAGCCTACAGGGACGCCTTGCAGCTACTGGAAGACAGCGGACTGCTCTTCATCACCGGACCTGCCAGCAGCGGTAAGACATTCATCGCCGCTGCCTTACTGCGTCACTACCAGCAGGACAGGACGCCCCTCGTTCTTCACCGCTACGGTGAGTTCAGACAGCACGTGGGAGGGGACCGCAGGCAGGTCATCCTGTTGGAGGACATTTTTGGGGATGAAGAGTTTCTATATAAACGGTATAAGAAATGGTCGCAAGCACTTACAGTTCTGAGAGTGTTCTGCGAGCAGAAAAAATGCATTGCTATCATTACCATTCACGATACTGTCATCACTGAACTGAAAGAAAAATGCAACTTTGAAGAAAAGTTTACAGATTCGCCTGTCTTAGACTTACAAAAATCAGATGCATTGACGGCAACTGAAAAAAGTGATATGCTCGTGAAACACGCCCACAAAGCAGGAAAGACGCTGACAGAATCGACTTTACAGGATATTCTTCTGGTTGACACGAGCAAACATATGTTCCCAAAATGCTGCAGAGACTTCGTTCAAAGTGTTGAAACAAATGTATCGCTGAAGGACATATTCACATATGGAACTTCAGTCATGTCAGCATCATATTTTGAACGGAATGCTCAAGCACTTGTTGACGAATTAATGAACGCGGTTCAGGCTGGTGACGAGGAAAGTCTTCGTGACTTGCTTCACCGCGGAGTCAGCGCCATGTCTAACGACGACAATGGGAACCTTCCCCTGCACCAAGCCAGCAAGTGTGGCAACGTGGAGGTTGCGAGAATCCTTGTGGCTTGGAACGCAGATGTTAATGCGGTAGATTTCCAAATGCACACGGCCCTGCATTATGCCAGTTCTATGGGACATAAGGACGTTGTTTGTTTCTTGCTGAAGAAGGAAGCTGACATCAATGTTGCAGAGAAGGATGGCTGGACTGCAGTTCACCTTGCTGCAAGCAAAGGGCATACTGGCATCCTTGAGTTACTGATCACAAATAATGCAACGCAGTCAAACAATGCAGTCAACGTACCAACACTTACCGGTGACACTCCACTGCATGTTGCGTGCACATCAAGGCAGCTTGGCACTGTCAAGATGCTGCTGCAAAGTGGCGCTGATCCTCATGCTTCTGACCAAGATGGAAAAACACCTCTGCACACTGCCTGTTTTCATGGCTGTATTGATATTGCAGAAGTCTTGATTCAGCATGGAGCTAGCTTAGAAGCAAAAGACAAGCTTGACAAGACGGCACTGTATACAGCTTGTGAAGAGGGGCATGCGGACTTGGTCCAGTTTCTGATCAAGAAAGGCGCAGCTACAGATGTAAAGGCAAAGTTAGATTTACACAGCTTATTTTTAAAGTGCGCAAAAAAGGACCTTGCTGAGCCCATACTATATCAAATATGTAAAGACGATGAGGAGGATGAGCCAGAATATCATACCGTCCTAGAATTGTCATGCATcaaaggtcatgacaaggtggTGTCTGTACTTCTTGATGCTGGTGCTGATGTTGAGGCAGAGACTAAAGACAAACTCCGCCCACTGCACGCTGCATGTTTTATGGGTCATGACAAGGTGGTGTCTGTACTTCTTGATGCTGGTGCTGATGTTGAGGCAGAGGATGAAAACAAACTCCGCCCACTGCACTTTGCATGTAAGATGGGCCATGACAAGGTGGTGTCTGTACTTCTTGATGCTGGTGCTGATGTTGAGGCAGAGGATGAAAACAAAATCCGCCCATTGCACTTGGCATGTAAGATGGGCCATGACAAGGTGGTGTCTGTACTTCTTGATGCTGGTGCTGATGTTGAGGCAGAGGATGAAAACAAATACCACCCACTTCACTGGGCATGTAAGATGGGCCATGACAAGGTGGTGTCTGTACTTCTTGATGCTGGTGTTGATGTTGAGGCAGAGGTTAAAAACAAAGTCCGCCCACTGCACGTTGCATGTGTGAAGGGCCACAACAAGGTGGTGTCTGTACTTCTTGATGCTGGTGCGAATGTTGAGGCAGAGTATAAATACAAAATCCGACCATTGCACTTGGCATGTAAGATGGGCCATGACAAGGTGGTGTCTGTACTTCTTGATGCTGGTGCTGATGTTGAGGCAGAGGCTGTTGACAAACTCCGCCTATTGCACTGGGCATGTGGAATGGGTCATGACAAGGTGGTGCAGCTGCTGATAAGTGCTGGTTGCAGTGTAACAGCAGAAACAGTTAACCTTTCCACACCATTACACTGTGCATGTGAGAGTGGTGACTGTGCGTCAGCCAGGATGTTGCTTGAGCGTGGCGCCCTGCTTGAAGCAAGAAATGGTAAAGGTAACACCCCTCTCAAAATGGCGTGCTTAGGAGGTCACAGGGAACTCACACTCATGTTACTTGACTACGGTGCGGATATTCAAACTACAGACACTCTGGGTAATAGTCCACTCCACAGCGCCTGTCTTAAAGGACACACTGACGTAGCCTTGGTGTTGATCAACAGAGTCCTGAACATAGACCAAACAGACGTAGCTGGGAAAACAGCGTTATACAAAGCATGCTGGCGGGGAAaggtggacactgtcaagatgttgctaGAGAAAGGAGCTGACCCACAGATTGCAAACACACACGGTTTCACACCCTTACATGCTGCATGTTGGATTGGACATACTGACACAGCTCTCATACTGATCAACAGTGGTGTTACCATTGATACAACAGACACAGCTGGGAAAACTGCTCTGCTCAAAGCATGCTGGCATGGAAAtgtggacactgtcaagatgttgttggagaaaggagctgacccacacattgcacaggtgGACGGCAGAATACCTCTCCATGCTGCTTGTTACaatggacacactgacatagcGCTGATGTTGATAAATAGTGGTGTTGATATTAACATAACAGACACAGCTGGGGAAACCCCTCTGCTCAAAGCATGCTTGCAGGGAAaggtggacactgtcaagatgttgctggagaaaggaGCTGACCCACAAATTGCAGACACAGGCGGTTTCACACCCTTACATGCTGCGTGTTGGGATGGACATACTGACACAGCACTGATACTGATCAACAGTGGTGTTGCCATTGATACAACAGACACAGCTGGAGAAACTGCTCTGTACAAAGCATGCTGGCATGGAAaggtggacactgtcaagatgttgctggagaaaggaGCTGACCCACACATTGCAAAGGGGGATGGCACAACACCTCTCCACACTGCTTGTTATAATGGACACACTGATGTAGCGCTGGTGCTGATCAACAAAGATGCTGACATTGATACAACAAACGCAGCTGGGGAAACCGCTCTGTACAAAGCATGCTGGCAGGAAAaggtggacactgtcaagatgttgctggagaaaggaGCTGACCCACACATTACACAGAAGGATGGCACAACACCTCTGCACACTGCTTGTTACAGAGGACACACTGACATAGTCCTCATGTTGATCAGTAAAGGTGTGGACATCGACAAAACAGACACAGAAGGGGAAACAGCCTTGTACGAAGCATGCAGTCAGGGAAAGACAGACATTGTCAAGTTCTTGTTGGAGAAAGGAGCTGACCCACACATTGCAAAGGGAGATGGAAGAACATCTCTCCACACTGCTTGTTACGATGGACACACTGATATATCACTGATACTGATCAACAGTGGTGCTGACATTGATACAAGAGACGAAAATGGAGAAACTGCTCTGTTCAAAGCATGCTGTCAGGAAAATATGGACATTGTCAAGCTGTTGCTGGAGAAAGGTGTTGATAGCAATATCCCATCCAAACAAGGCATGACACCGCTGCACATAGCTTGCAGTGGAAACCACGAGTCTGTAGTCAGACTGCTGTTGGCCTGGGGAGTCAACACCAGAGCTAGAGATAAGAACGGCCAAACAGCATGGGAACTTGCGAGAGAAAATCAATTCCATAATGTAACAGACCTTTTTGAATCGTggatggttaaaaaaaaagaaacagatgGAAGAAATGCTTGA